A region of Periplaneta americana isolate PAMFEO1 unplaced genomic scaffold, P.americana_PAMFEO1_priV1 scaffold_26, whole genome shotgun sequence DNA encodes the following proteins:
- the LOC138693953 gene encoding uncharacterized protein has translation MATKIVRQHTLRATFDKEQQRPTALDVHRWIDEVLKIKDEELQTIQLVGKQNAAYLKFTSSANYERYVQRHTGTSVVELLNGATTTVTITPAEDDYVSVRILNIPPEVPNDRIRNTLQNFGKVLQIENEKWSHRYRYKIDTGIRVVQMVIKQSIPTNLTIANYEAYITYPGQEKTCFLCGSSSHLRHTCPNRSVKMPINTVRRTRLTFSDILQTHANVTTDVSEDGIPPEICDVPGPSNMSTRLVNADNQNKPVKTNIENELHAVSDKPVGKEVTNRVITTYDVDKTQKDNGTVTQPIPDSDTDSAEELPSADMHGKQKTEDTRGTEKQMGTKLNNSAIGKMPKKKQDNSASTANTMKESGDLSNSPDNIQNISSLQSGSIPTSTSKNLQHTEDWYQQMEQDDTTNTQFEDKGQQNVKKTITVTRHRSHPYKGEGSKLGFPLLKHNE, from the coding sequence ATGGCAACTAAAATAGTGCGTCAACATACATTGAGAGCAACATTTGACAAAGAACAACAACGACCTACAGCTTTAGATGTGCACCGTTGGATAGACGAAGTATTGAAGATAAAGGATGAAGAACTACAAACCATTCAGCTTGTTGGTAAGCAAAATGCagcatatttaaaatttacatcctCTGCAAATTACGAACGCTACGTACAGAGACATACCGGTACATCAGTAGTGGAATTACTTAATGGTGCTACGACGACAGTGACAATTACACCAGCTGAAGATGATTATGTTTCCGTCCGGATTTTAAATATTCCACCAGAAGTTCCCAATGATAGGATCCGTaatactttacaaaattttggGAAAGTGcttcaaatagaaaatgaaaaatggtCTCATAGATATCGATACAAAATAGATACTGGCATACGAGTAGTGCAAATGGTGATCAAACAATCTATTCCCACGAATCTAACAATTGCCAATTATGAAGCGTATATCACTTACCCTGGGCAAGAAAAAACTTGTttcttgtgtggtagttctagtcATTTGCGGCATACTTGCCCTAACAGAAGTGTCAAAATGCCGATAAACACTGTACGTCGTACGCGACTGACATTTAGTGACATACTCCAGACACATGCTAATGTAACTACTGATGTGAGTGAAGATGGCATCCCACCTGAAATATGTGATGTACCTGGGCCATCTAACATGTCTACAAGATTAGTGAACGCTGATAATCAAAATAAACCAGTGAAAACAAACATCGAAAATGAattgcatgcagtttcagacaaACCAGTAGGCAAAGAGGTTACAAATAGAGTCATCACAACATATGACGTGGATAAAACGCAGAAAGATAATGGGACTGTAACTCAACCAATACCTGATTCGGACACTGATTCAGCTGAAGAACTTCCTTCAGCTGATATGCATGGAAAGCAGAAGACAGAGGACACGAGAGGAACAGAAAAGCAAATGGGAACCAAGTTGAATAACTCTGCCATAGGAAAGATGCCTAAGAAGAAACAAGACAACAGTGCTTCAACAGCTAACACAATGAAAGAGTCCGGTGATTTGAGCAATTCTCCTGACAATATTCAAAACATCAGTAGCCTACAATCTGGTTCGATACCAACATCCACCTCGAAGAACCTGCAGCATACGGAGGATTGGTATCAACAAATGGAGCAGGATGACACGACTAACACACAGTTTGAAGACAAAGGTCagcaaaatgtaaagaaaacaattactgTTACTAGACACCGTTCACATCCTTATAAGGGGGAAGGTAGTAAATTGGGGTTCCCCTTGTTAAAACACAATGAGTAA